The following coding sequences are from one Nicotiana tabacum cultivar K326 chromosome 1, ASM71507v2, whole genome shotgun sequence window:
- the LOC107782844 gene encoding uncharacterized protein LOC107782844, producing the protein MEILDRDWMDFYVWTTKGSSLFRLYRDEEYWELLKIALSDFWWKHVQPAKELYKRSEIKNPLVKLRSYKSEPQHELFRSIIYESRRVLDNSVLLMCEVDGKLQN; encoded by the coding sequence ATGGAAATATTGGATCGAGATTGGATGGACTTTTATGTTTGGACTACAAAAGGAAGCAGTTTGTTTAGGTTGTATCGTGACGAAGAATATTGGGAACTCTTGAAGATTGCACTTTCTGACTTTTGGTGGAAGCACGTCCAGCCAGCAAAGGAGTTGTACAAGAGATCGGAGATCAAAAATCCCCTTGTCAAACTACGCTCCTATAAGTCAGAACCTCAGCATGAATTGTTCCGGTCTATCATCTATGAAAGCAGGCGTGTGCTTGATAATTCTGTGTTGCTTATGTGTGAAGTTGATGGAAAATTGCAAAACTGA